The following coding sequences lie in one Mercenaria mercenaria strain notata chromosome 5, MADL_Memer_1, whole genome shotgun sequence genomic window:
- the LOC123559100 gene encoding sodium-dependent glucose transporter 1A-like, which produces MDDKTEVKNELETHPVEAFEAEIEHEGNDIKKGTLLGRRAKDMEYRHRLFHTACVFISMFALGWRSALIGPTFPDLRLIIDEDLSTASWIFTAKSLGGLLGSVCAGFAYDHFNKVAVFISIVLGMGVVAAITPWCFHFAAMLVVHVFHGVFAAAVDTAGTADMVVVWKQNAGPFMQAVHFAYSAGAIVSPLISQPFLAERINVDSQYDSVLSNSSTVTSIYQKVTTSPLDVRDIPTQPGIYVNTTLVKYGKTQIYVPYSITSLVCLVSACLYLLVSFAYGNIYKVSLKEFSKRETDMSKIRYFLGKKMKVIFTILLALVLLFYVVSEHCFIGFLMTFIISELKWSKARGSTASSVFWIAFAIGRLSGVIIVKFVNISTMIVTFFSILMSGAVLLLLAVVFGKDILVWVSIVIVGYGMSAIFGLVFSWLSQNVRTLTGKMTSIFFVFMCVGNMAIPLLVGHLMDKISQMWFIYSLLTLSVVMFACFIFALVVFNLLKKVHEQSSKSKTLITVHDTEG; this is translated from the exons ATGGATGAcaaaacagaagtaaaaaatgaacttgaaacACATCCAGTAGAGGCTTTTGAAGCCGAAATCGAACACGAGGGAAATGATATCAAGAAAGGGACGTTACTTGGTAGGAGGGCAAAAGACATGGAATATAGACATCGACTTTTTCATACGGCTTGCGTCTTTATCAGTATGTTTGCACTG GGATGGAGAAGCGCTTTAATTGGTCCCACTTTCCCCGATTTAAGACTGATAATAGATGAAGATCTTTCAACTGCGTCCTGGATATTTACAGCAAAATCATTGGG AGGACTGCTGGGTTCAGTCTGTGCAGGATTTGCCTACGACCACTTCAATAAAGTCGCCGTTTTCATCTCGATTGTCCTTGGTATGGGTGTTGTGGCAGCTATCACTCCCTGGTGCTTTCATTTTGCTGCGATGCTTGTTGTGCACGTTTTTCACGGGGTGTTCGCTGCTGCAGTTGATACAG CTGGTACCGCTGACATGGTTGTTGTGTGGAAGCAGAATGCTGGACCTTTTATGCAAGCTGTGCACTTTGCATATAGTGCCGGGGCAATTGTATCACCTTTGATTTCGCAGCCGTTTCTAGCCGAAAGAATTAACGTTGATAGCCAGTACGACTCAGTTCTTTCAAATTCGTCTACGGTGACATCGATATACCAGAAAGTAACTACATCGCCATTAGATGTTAGAGATATCCCTACACAACCTGGAATTTATGTCAACACCACATTAGTAAAATACGGAAAAACTCAAATTTACGTTCCATATAGTATAACATCACTTGTTTGCTTAGTATCGGCATGCTTGTATTTGCTTGTGAGCTTTGCATATGGTAATATCTATAAGGTTTCTCTAAAAGAATTCTCAAAAAGGGAAACAGATATGTCCAAAATACGATACTTCCTAGGTAAGAAAATGAAAGTTATATTTACAATACTTTTAGCATTGGTGTTACTGTTTTATGTTGTAAGTGAACACTGCTTTATAGGGTTCCTTATGACTTTTATCATATCAGAGCTGAAGTGGAGTAAAGCAAGGGGATCCACCGCCTCCTCTGTCTTTTGGATTGCATTTGCAATAGGGCGTTTATCTGGTGTAATAATTGTGAAATTCGTGAATATTTCTACAATGATTGTTacatttttctcaattttaatgTCTGGTGCTGTATTACTTTTGCTCGCTGTGGTGTTTGGTAAAGATATTCTAGTTTGGGTTTCCATTGTTATTGTTGGGTATGGAATGTCTGCCATTTTTGGGTTAGTCTTCTCGTGGCTATCTCAAAACGTTAGAACGCTTACAGGTAAAATGACcagtattttctttgttttcatgtgTGTTGGAAACATGGCGATACCACTTTTAGTTGGACACCTTATGGACAAAATTTCACAGATGTGGTTCATTTATTCGCTTTTGACTTTGAGCGTCGTCATGTTTGCATGTTTCATATTTGCCCTGGTAGTTTTTAATTTACTGAAGAAAGTTCATGAACAATCCAGTAAGTCGAAGACTTTAATAACAGTTCATGATACGGAaggatga